AATTCCCGCCGGAAGAATGGGAAGCCCCGAAGAAGTAGCAAAGGCTGTATTTTTCTTTGCAGATGAAAGCAGCTCATATATAACAGGTCAAGTCCTCGCAGTTGACGGGGGAATGACAATGATTTAATGTATATAAGGCGAATAGTTTTAAGGAGGTGAAATTTTTATGAAGAAAGAAGAAGTAATGGCAAAGTTGGTCGCAATAGTTTCAGACCGTCTTGACGTTGAAGCAGATCAGGTAACGCCGGAAAAAACTTTTGTTGAAGATCTGGGAGCTGATTCGCTTGATATAGTTGAGCTTATAATGGGAATCGAAGAGGAATTTGATATCGAGATCCCCGACGAGGACGCCGAAAAACTTACATCAGTAGGTGAGGCAATGAACTACACACTTGCAAAAATCGGTGTAGAAGATTAATTTATCATGCTGTTAACTGCGGGGTGAGGATTATTTTTTCTTGCCCCGTTTTATTATATATTTTGTAGGAGAGTGATTTATTTGAGCGAAAAGAAACGCAGAGTAGTTGTAACAGGTTTAGGCCCTGTCAGTCCCATTGCAATCGGAAAAAATGATTACTGGCAGGCACTCAGAGACGCGAAAAACGGTATCGGCCCGATTACAACATTTGATTTAGGCGATTGTCCGATTACGTTCGGTGCTGAAATAAAAAATTTTGATCCTTCCGTCTACATGCCCGGCAAAGAAGCAAAGAGATCCGATAGAGCTATACAATTTGCTGTAGCTGCTGCAAAACTCGCAGTAGAAGACTCAAAAATTGATTTGTCAACTATAGATCCGTATAGACTCGGCGTTTATATCGGCACAGGTCAAGGCGGTATAGAGACATCATTTAATAA
The Synergistaceae bacterium DNA segment above includes these coding regions:
- the acpP gene encoding acyl carrier protein, whose amino-acid sequence is MKKEEVMAKLVAIVSDRLDVEADQVTPEKTFVEDLGADSLDIVELIMGIEEEFDIEIPDEDAEKLTSVGEAMNYTLAKIGVED